Proteins encoded by one window of Lathyrus oleraceus cultivar Zhongwan6 chromosome 1, CAAS_Psat_ZW6_1.0, whole genome shotgun sequence:
- the LOC127134022 gene encoding hexosyltransferase GAUT11, whose protein sequence is MRRRAAEFRRPIRRKLSYGICFLLGVFSVVGLVLFFLQHSYHEDRLKHPLLERNKNVEHFATDRLNFTEEILSAASFSRQLSEEMVLAKAYVVIAKEHNNLHLAWELSSKIRSCQLLLSKAAMAGKPVTKEEAEPIIKSLSSLIFKAQDIHYDIATTIVTMKSHIQALEERAIAATVQSNVFAQISAEALPKSLHCLDVKLTSDWLKKPSLQKISDETRNSLRLTDPHLYHFCIFSDNVLATSVVVNSTVLNAEYPMQLVFHIVTDGVNYGTMQAWFLGNDFKGATIEIQNVEDFRWLNESYSPIVKQLLNSESRAFYFGAYPDVNAEPKLRNNKFLSLLNHLRFYIPEIYPQLEKIVFLDDDVVVQKDLTPLFSLELHGNVIGAVETCLEAFHRYYKYLNFTNSIISSKFDPQTCAWSLGMNVFDLIQWRKSNVTAIYHYWQEQNADGTLWRLGTLSPALLSFYGLVEPLDRRWHVLGLGYDLNIDNRLIESAAVIHFNGNMKPWLRLSISRYRPLWHKYINQSHPYFQECAIG, encoded by the exons ATGCGGCGTCGGGCAGCCGAGTTTCGGCGCCCGATTCGACGGAAGTTGTCTTATGGGATCTGCTTTCTTCTTGGAGTGTTCTCCGTTGTCGGTTTGGTTTTGTTTTTTCTTCAACATAGTTACCATGAAGATCGGCTCAAACATCCTCTTCTG GAGAGAAACAAAAATGTTGAACATTTTGCTACGGATAGATTGAATTTTACCGAAGAAATTTTAAGTGCGGCGTCTTTTTCGAGGCAATTATCAGAGGAAATGGTTCTGGCCAAAGCTTATGTTGTTATTGCCAAAGAACACAATAATCTTCATCTAGCATGGGAGTTAAGCTCAAAGATTAGAAGTTGCCAGCTTTTGCTTTCGAAAGCTGCCATGGCCGGAAAGCCTGTCACGAAGGAGGAAGCCGAACCGATTATTAAAAGCCTAtcttctttgattttcaaggCACAAGATATCCATTACGACATTGCAACTACTATAGTTACAATGAAATCGCATATTCAAGCTCTTGAGGAGCGGGCGATTGCGGCGACAGTTCAGAGCAATGTGTTTGCTCAAATATCGGCCGAAGCATTGCCGAAGAGTCTTCATTGTTTAGATGTGAAACTTACTTCTGATTGGTTAAAGAAACCTTCTCTGCAAAAAATCTCAGATGAGACGAGAAACTCGCTCCGGCTTACGGATCCGCATCTATATCATTTCTGCATCTTTTCGGATAATGTACTGGCAACATCTGTCGTTGTTAACTCGACAGTTCTCAACGCTGAGTATCCAATGCAGTTAGTTTTTCATATTGTAACCGATGGTGTCAACTATGGAACAATGCAAGCATGGTTCCTCGGTAACGACTTTAAAGGTGCTACAATAGAGATTCAGAATGTCGAGGATTTTCGTTGGCTGAATGAATCTTATTCTCCGATTGTCAAACAGCTTCTCAATTCAGAATCTCGAGCCTTTTATTTCGGGGCATATCCAGATGTAAACGCGGAACCGAAACTGCGGaataacaagtttttgtctttACTAAATCATCTTCGGTTTTACATCCCCGAGATTTATCCACAGCTTGAAAAGATTGTTTTCCTTGACGACGACGTTGTTGTCCAGAAAGACCTAACACCGCTTTTCTCACTTGAATTGCATGGAAACGTAATCGGTGCAGTCGAAACCTGTCTTGAAGCATTTCACCGGTACTACAAGTATCTCAACTTCACAAATTCAATCATAAGCTCAAAGTTCGATCCACAGACATGCGCGTGGTCATTAGGCATGAATGTTTTTGACTTGATTCAATGGAGGAAATCAAATGTGACAGCAATATATCACTACTGGCAAGAGCAGAATGCGGATGGGACGCTGTGGAGGCTCGGTACACTTTCTCCTGCACTTCTTAGTTTTTATGGTTTGGTCGAACCACTTGACAGAAGATGGCATGTTTTAGGACTAGGTTACGACCTAAATATCGATAATCGATTAATCGAAAGTGCGGCTGTTATTCACTTCAATGGTAACATGAAACCATGGCTGAGATTATCTATAAGCAGGTATAGGCCACTATGGCACAAGTACATAAATCAAAGTCACCCTTATTTTCAAGAATGTGCTATAGGTTAA
- the LOC127105222 gene encoding uncharacterized protein LOC127105222, whose protein sequence is MMQLQRFPDVSSLRIDCVLRSNRASGINKFSRFPELVNKCRIYDEESRVWSAHYKRLSEKRGKHLNRGNSYSVPVDKGKHIISYGRRPSVGGAPAPIKCYRCGGAGYRANECISDENKCFKCGKSGHLIVDCKINVPTYFNYGEPGHISTTFQKPKKAQTGGKVFALTGSQPNSYDMLIKGTCYIHKIPLIAIIDTGETHLVISANCV, encoded by the coding sequence ATGATGCAACTACAGAGGTTTCCAGATGTTTCAAGTTTGAGAATAGattgcgtcctgagatcaaacaggGCATCGGGTATCAACAAATTCTCCAGGTTTCCTGAACTGGTGAATAAATGCAGAATATATGATGAGGAAAGTAGGGTTTGGTCTGCTCATTATAAACGTTTGAGTGAGAAAAGGGGAAAGCATTTGAATCGTGGAAATTCGTATAGTGTTCCAGTTGACAAAGGGAAACATATAATTTCATATGGTAGAAGGCCAAGTGTGGGAGGGGCTCCTGCGCCTATCAAGTGCTACAGGTGTGGTGGTGCAGGATACCGCGCCAATGAATGTATAAGTGATGAAAATAAATGTTTCAAATGTGGGAAGTCAGGACATCTGATTGTTGATTGCAAAATTAATGTTCCTACTTATTTCAATTATGGGGAACCTGGTCACATCAGCACCACTTTTCAAAAACCAAAGAAAGCCCAGACTGGAGGGAAGGTGTTTGCGTTGACTGGATCTCAACCTAACAGTTATGATATGTTGATTAAAGGTACATGTTATATTCACAAAATTCCTTTGATTGCTATTATTGATACGGGGGAAACACACTTGGTTATTTCTGCTaattgtgtatga